The following proteins are encoded in a genomic region of Candidatus Methylospira mobilis:
- a CDS encoding ABC transporter ATP-binding protein, translating to MNILRRSFRFFSEHILLTVSIPVAGVLLGVAATHDLQWPGEPGNFSAAVAAHLQTAWENVVAVQSALAHGRVADIFATRLLGTVIAASIGFVLITQVFRRVRPKKAEFLKNIWRVIQFIPEYRGRIFGVLAAGTAIGAIGAGTPYLYKKIVDVITRLAYGRLAYDEAAETILQVLALFFFLRFALVVLGALQDKQADDLWLETVSTFRQRVFDNMTRMSIDYFEKTRAGEIMDRFGAIPSITQWLFSLTEGTLANILQMFFIIGVLLWRAPIIGGLMSAVLILNFYISYRTVGWAKPYRRGWQAMAGRMAGLLSEMVGNIATVRSFGGEPAVKQRYDETQEQWKVTRDMLHKVEWRSTLALNVVNAVGVSASVGLATYSALHGGMTAGDILLVLTLTQSLITTIAPIARQINQAGDIEASAERLVELLDVDTELADSHDAMDLVTIETIAFEHVGFAYPGKNAAAVHDVSFFLQDGETLALVGLSGSGKSTIVKLLMRFYDPTEGRILINGRDLREYKQRSVRARMGVVLQDVALFNDSIGENIAFARPGASAEAIQAAAAAAHADSFIRRMSDGYETLVGERGIKLSGGEKQRVAIARAILKDPELIILDEATSALDSESEVLVRQGLEQLVSGRSSVIIAHRLSTVMNADQILVLKEGRVVERGRHEDLANRDGGLYARLFEIQTQGWLEGLAA from the coding sequence ATGAACATACTCCGCCGATCTTTCCGTTTTTTCTCCGAACACATACTGCTTACTGTCTCTATCCCGGTTGCAGGGGTACTGCTGGGCGTTGCCGCCACGCATGACCTTCAGTGGCCGGGCGAGCCGGGCAATTTTTCTGCCGCCGTCGCAGCGCATTTGCAAACGGCATGGGAGAACGTCGTAGCGGTGCAATCCGCTCTGGCGCACGGGCGCGTCGCCGACATATTTGCGACCCGGCTTCTTGGGACGGTTATTGCCGCGTCTATCGGTTTTGTCCTGATCACGCAGGTTTTCCGTCGTGTACGGCCAAAAAAAGCTGAGTTCCTGAAGAATATCTGGCGCGTCATCCAGTTCATCCCGGAATACCGCGGACGTATTTTCGGCGTACTGGCCGCAGGGACCGCGATAGGCGCTATCGGTGCAGGCACGCCTTATCTGTACAAGAAGATCGTCGATGTGATTACCCGGCTGGCCTATGGCCGTCTGGCGTACGACGAAGCGGCTGAAACCATTCTTCAGGTGCTTGCGCTGTTTTTTTTCCTGCGCTTCGCCCTGGTGGTGCTGGGCGCTTTGCAGGACAAGCAGGCCGACGATCTCTGGCTGGAAACGGTAAGCACTTTCCGTCAGCGGGTGTTTGACAACATGACCCGCATGTCCATCGACTATTTCGAGAAAACACGGGCCGGTGAGATTATGGATCGCTTCGGTGCCATTCCGTCCATTACCCAATGGCTGTTCTCGCTGACCGAAGGTACGCTGGCGAACATTCTGCAAATGTTCTTTATCATCGGCGTGCTGTTATGGAGGGCGCCCATCATCGGCGGGCTGATGAGCGCGGTGCTGATCCTCAATTTTTATATTTCCTACCGGACCGTGGGCTGGGCCAAACCCTACCGGCGCGGCTGGCAGGCCATGGCCGGGCGCATGGCCGGTTTGCTGTCGGAGATGGTCGGCAATATTGCCACCGTGCGCAGCTTCGGCGGCGAACCGGCGGTGAAACAGCGCTATGACGAAACCCAGGAGCAGTGGAAAGTCACCCGGGACATGCTCCACAAGGTTGAATGGCGTTCGACCCTGGCATTGAACGTCGTCAACGCCGTGGGCGTCAGTGCTTCAGTGGGCCTCGCTACTTACAGCGCCCTGCATGGAGGGATGACGGCCGGGGACATCCTGCTGGTTCTGACCCTGACGCAGAGCCTGATTACCACGATTGCCCCCATCGCCAGACAAATCAATCAGGCCGGAGATATCGAAGCCAGCGCCGAACGGCTGGTGGAGTTGCTGGATGTGGACACCGAACTGGCCGACAGCCACGATGCCATGGATCTTGTAACTATCGAAACCATTGCTTTTGAGCATGTCGGCTTCGCCTATCCCGGCAAGAATGCTGCAGCCGTCCACGACGTCTCTTTTTTCCTGCAGGACGGCGAAACCCTGGCTCTGGTCGGTCTCAGCGGCAGCGGCAAATCGACGATAGTGAAGCTGCTGATGCGCTTTTACGATCCGACCGAAGGGCGTATCCTGATCAATGGCCGCGATTTGCGCGAGTACAAACAGCGCTCGGTGCGCGCCCGGATGGGCGTGGTGCTGCAGGATGTGGCCCTTTTCAACGACAGCATCGGTGAAAACATCGCCTTCGCCCGTCCGGGAGCCTCCGCGGAGGCTATTCAGGCCGCGGCCGCGGCCGCTCATGCCGACAGCTTCATCCGGCGCATGAGCGACGGTTACGAGACGCTGGTAGGCGAGCGCGGCATCAAGCTTTCCGGCGGCGAAAAACAGCGCGTCGCGATTGCCCGCGCAATACTCAAAGACCCGGAGCTGATCATTCTGGACGAGGCCACCAGCGCGCTGGACTCGGAGTCCGAAGTGCTGGTGCGACAGGGGTTGGAGCAGCTGGTTTCCGGGCGCAGTTCAGTAATTATCGCCCACCGGCTCAGCACCGTCATGAACGCCGATCAGATACTGGTTTTGAAGGAGGGCCGAGTGGTCGAGCGCGGACGTCATGAAGATCTGGCCAATCGGGACGGCGGACTCTATGCCAGACTGTTCGAAATCCAGACCCAGGGCTGGCTGGAAGGATTGGCAGCTTGA
- a CDS encoding class IV adenylate cyclase, with amino-acid sequence MFYRRAGQQGPKESFYMRFPTGSPDTLRDALTLAYGQVGRVSKHRTLFLIGRTRVHIDIVEGLGQFMELEVVLADCESADAGILEARALMEQLGIDPRQLIESAYVDLLAQQGNVDFTLISNYSE; translated from the coding sequence ATCTTCTATCGGCGAGCCGGCCAGCAAGGACCGAAGGAATCGTTTTACATGCGATTTCCAACCGGTTCGCCGGACACGCTACGCGATGCGCTGACTCTGGCTTACGGCCAAGTCGGGCGAGTGAGCAAGCATCGCACTTTATTTCTGATTGGAAGAACCCGCGTTCACATCGACATAGTGGAGGGTCTGGGTCAGTTCATGGAACTGGAGGTGGTGCTTGCGGACTGCGAATCTGCCGATGCCGGCATCCTGGAGGCTCGGGCATTAATGGAACAGCTTGGAATTGACCCGCGGCAGTTGATCGAAAGCGCCTATGTTGATTTACTTGCGCAACAGGGGAATGTCGATTTTACGTTGATATCAAATTATTCAGAATGA
- a CDS encoding orotate phosphoribosyltransferase produces the protein MALLVPQGTEVLAGLEMGGIPIVTVMSQITGIPAAFIRKQPKDYGTCKYAEGAGLFGKRFVLIEDIVSSGGAIMDALAKLKADHLAPDSALCVIDRETGGKEALAGVDLPLKALFTISQIEDA, from the coding sequence ATGGCGCTGCTTGTGCCGCAAGGTACGGAAGTGCTTGCCGGGCTTGAAATGGGCGGTATACCTATCGTCACGGTGATGAGCCAGATAACCGGGATTCCTGCCGCCTTCATCCGCAAGCAGCCGAAAGATTACGGAACATGTAAATACGCGGAGGGCGCAGGCCTATTCGGCAAACGTTTCGTGCTCATTGAAGATATTGTTTCCAGTGGCGGAGCGATCATGGATGCGTTGGCAAAGCTCAAGGCAGATCACCTGGCCCCTGATAGCGCGCTCTGCGTGATCGATCGAGAGACCGGCGGTAAAGAGGCGCTTGCCGGCGTGGACTTGCCTCTCAAGGCGCTTTTCACGATTTCGCAGATAGAGGATGCGTAA
- a CDS encoding histidine phosphatase family protein: MYLYVVRHGETQANAEGRYLGALDTGLTACGINQVEALKSRLPAHIDAVVVSPLRRAQQTAQIIFDNSSLSLRAMHAFRERHVGVFEGLTQTEARARYPELWSQNITRQWNLAPTGGESIAAVFIRVQRGLCDLLADYPQQVVVLVAHGFIAKTIRALVRRDFSDFFDWQLENGAVLSLQLTDNFGIDYDVRALLAVRF; encoded by the coding sequence ATGTATTTGTATGTAGTTCGCCACGGCGAGACGCAAGCCAATGCCGAAGGGCGTTACCTCGGTGCGCTGGATACCGGGCTTACGGCGTGTGGAATAAATCAGGTGGAGGCGCTCAAATCCAGGCTGCCGGCACATATTGATGCCGTTGTGGTGTCTCCACTTCGTCGAGCGCAACAAACGGCCCAAATCATCTTTGATAATTCGTCTCTTTCGCTACGAGCCATGCATGCATTTCGCGAGCGTCATGTGGGTGTATTCGAGGGACTGACCCAAACTGAGGCGCGAGCGCGATATCCTGAGCTTTGGTCGCAGAACATTACGCGACAATGGAATCTTGCGCCGACTGGTGGCGAGTCGATTGCAGCGGTTTTTATTCGCGTTCAGCGGGGATTGTGCGATTTACTTGCCGATTATCCGCAACAAGTCGTCGTTCTTGTTGCGCACGGTTTTATTGCGAAGACGATACGCGCTCTGGTTCGCCGGGATTTTTCCGACTTCTTTGATTGGCAATTGGAAAACGGTGCTGTGCTGTCGTTACAGCTGACAGATAATTTTGGCATTGATTATGATGTCCGTGCGCTGCTGGCGGTTCGGTTTTGA
- a CDS encoding alpha/beta fold hydrolase produces MMLFTRYLLLFAVVTGLTINATVCLALEPAITGVVLLHGKGADPESLQPLGETLKTAGFSIEVPLLPWSGSANYSQPYQKAVKEIAGAISRLRAQGARRIVVAGHSLGGNAALRWATTDERLAAAVLLAPAHFPEGDTALKLAGESVTKAREILRAKSANQTSDFVEVPSGKTLLLPAAVYLS; encoded by the coding sequence ATGATGTTATTTACGCGTTACCTTCTACTATTCGCCGTCGTAACAGGCTTGACAATTAATGCGACGGTCTGTCTGGCTCTGGAGCCGGCCATTACCGGCGTAGTGCTGCTGCATGGCAAAGGCGCAGATCCCGAAAGCCTGCAGCCGCTGGGCGAAACGTTGAAAACGGCAGGCTTCAGCATAGAAGTTCCGTTATTACCGTGGTCGGGCAGCGCTAACTACAGCCAACCCTATCAAAAAGCGGTTAAGGAAATTGCCGGTGCCATATCCCGCTTGCGCGCACAAGGCGCACGCAGGATTGTGGTAGCCGGTCATAGTTTGGGCGGAAACGCAGCGCTCCGCTGGGCGACAACGGATGAAAGGCTTGCCGCGGCGGTTCTACTTGCCCCCGCACATTTCCCCGAGGGCGACACGGCATTAAAGCTGGCAGGTGAAAGCGTGACGAAGGCCAGAGAAATCCTACGCGCCAAAAGCGCAAACCAGACGTCGGATTTTGTCGAAGTTCCCAGCGGCAAAACCCTGCTATTGCCAGCCGCAGTCTATCTTTCCTAA
- a CDS encoding family 2A encapsulin nanocompartment shell protein: protein MTDKHEIQTALGDVAARTLANATKTVPQYAAITPRWLTHLMHWVPVEAGIYRVNRVKNESRVTVDCSGRDERELPNTFVDYEEWGREYMLSAVNTVLDVHTRVSDLYSVPHNQIQEQLRLTIETIKERQESELINNKEYGLLNNIAAAQRISSRAGSPTPDDLDELLSLVWKEPAFFLAHPSAIAAFGRECTWRGVPPPTVSLFGSQFVTWRGIPLIPSNKLAVTNGKTNILLLRTGESRQGVVGLYQPNLPGQQSLGLSVRFMGINHKAIASYLISLYCSLAVLTEDAIAVLENVDVGQYHEYK from the coding sequence ATGACTGACAAACACGAGATCCAAACCGCGTTGGGCGATGTTGCCGCGCGCACCCTGGCGAACGCCACCAAGACCGTTCCCCAATATGCCGCGATAACCCCGCGCTGGCTGACTCATTTAATGCACTGGGTGCCTGTTGAAGCGGGCATCTATCGCGTCAACCGGGTCAAGAACGAAAGCAGGGTCACGGTGGATTGCTCCGGGCGCGACGAGCGTGAACTGCCCAATACCTTTGTCGATTACGAAGAATGGGGCCGCGAGTACATGTTGAGCGCCGTCAACACGGTGCTGGATGTGCATACGCGGGTGTCCGACCTCTACAGCGTGCCGCACAACCAGATCCAGGAACAGTTGCGCCTGACCATCGAAACCATCAAGGAACGTCAGGAAAGCGAGCTGATCAACAACAAGGAATACGGCCTGCTGAACAATATCGCAGCCGCCCAGCGTATAAGCTCCCGCGCCGGCTCACCGACCCCGGACGATCTGGACGAACTGCTGTCCCTGGTCTGGAAAGAGCCCGCGTTCTTCCTGGCGCATCCATCGGCTATCGCCGCCTTCGGCCGCGAATGCACCTGGCGCGGCGTACCGCCTCCCACCGTCAGCCTGTTCGGTTCGCAGTTCGTCACCTGGAGAGGCATCCCGCTGATTCCAAGCAACAAACTGGCGGTCACCAACGGCAAAACCAACATTCTGTTGCTGCGCACCGGCGAAAGCCGCCAGGGCGTAGTGGGCCTGTACCAGCCCAACCTGCCGGGTCAGCAAAGCCTCGGACTGTCGGTGCGTTTCATGGGGATCAACCACAAAGCGATCGCGTCCTACCTGATCTCGCTGTATTGCTCGCTTGCAGTGCTTACTGAAGATGCTATTGCCGTACTCGAGAATGTCGATGTAGGCCAATATCATGAATACAAGTAA
- a CDS encoding family 2A encapsulin nanocompartment cargo protein cysteine desulfurase: MNTSNVGIDALTHAIPAGLPSVEELAQLANQLFSQVPGSEGSMAEHLQAGRSIGSTGGAGLPPALPVRPNELDPVESYVPPEAATQGRYSECELAKLANQLFSQVPGSEGSVAEHAQLGRPSGVEVSGAPFAQALPAKAEPAAIIVPVGFDVPGVEWNDPLHGLDLTSPAPAGYALPYSAPAQPASPAAFYFVDQLSPQGRDAYGPIAGSAHPPFDVYAVRRDFPILQERVNGKPLIWFDNAATTQKPQVVIDRLSYFYQHENSNIHRAAHELAARATDAYEGARETVRSFINAGSADEVIFVRGTTEGINLIAKSWGRQNLVKDDEIVITWLEHHANIVPWQQLCAETGAILRVVPVDDNGQVILEAYERLLGPRTRLVSFTQVSNALGTVTPAKNMVEMAHRYGARVLVDGAQSVAHMATDVQALDCDWFVFSGHKVFGPTGIGAVYGKAELLEATQPWQGGGNMIEDVTFEQTRYQHPPNRFEAGTGNIADAVGLGAALEYLQKIGVENAGGYEHELLVYATQGLNTVPGLTLIGTAPDKASVLSFILKGYRTEDIGAELNRAGIAVRSGHHCAQPILRRFGLETTVRPSLALYNTREEVDALVSALLKISGGGLNLQG; this comes from the coding sequence ATGAATACAAGTAATGTCGGCATAGACGCATTGACCCACGCCATACCGGCTGGACTTCCTTCCGTCGAAGAACTGGCGCAACTGGCCAATCAGCTGTTTTCCCAGGTTCCCGGCAGCGAAGGCAGCATGGCCGAGCATTTGCAGGCGGGGCGTTCCATCGGCTCAACGGGCGGCGCCGGCCTGCCTCCGGCGCTCCCCGTACGACCCAATGAGCTGGATCCGGTTGAATCCTATGTGCCGCCGGAAGCCGCAACACAGGGACGGTACTCCGAGTGTGAACTGGCGAAACTGGCCAATCAGCTGTTTTCCCAGGTTCCCGGCAGCGAAGGCAGCGTGGCGGAGCATGCGCAGCTCGGTCGTCCCAGCGGTGTCGAAGTAAGCGGCGCACCGTTCGCGCAGGCGCTGCCGGCCAAAGCGGAGCCGGCCGCAATTATCGTTCCCGTCGGATTCGACGTGCCGGGCGTGGAATGGAACGATCCGTTGCATGGTCTGGATTTAACTTCGCCGGCGCCGGCAGGGTATGCGCTGCCGTATTCAGCGCCGGCGCAGCCGGCGTCTCCGGCGGCGTTCTACTTTGTCGATCAACTCAGTCCGCAGGGCAGGGATGCTTATGGACCGATTGCGGGGTCGGCGCATCCGCCTTTCGACGTGTACGCCGTGCGCCGCGACTTCCCGATCCTGCAGGAGCGCGTCAACGGCAAGCCGCTGATCTGGTTCGACAACGCGGCAACCACGCAAAAGCCGCAGGTGGTAATAGACCGGCTCTCATACTTCTACCAGCATGAGAACTCCAACATCCACCGCGCCGCGCATGAACTGGCGGCAAGGGCGACCGACGCCTACGAAGGCGCACGGGAAACAGTCAGGAGCTTTATCAATGCCGGCTCCGCGGATGAGGTCATCTTCGTACGCGGCACCACGGAAGGCATCAACCTGATAGCCAAAAGCTGGGGCAGGCAGAATCTCGTCAAGGACGACGAAATCGTGATTACCTGGCTGGAGCATCACGCCAACATCGTACCGTGGCAGCAATTATGTGCCGAAACCGGAGCGATTTTGCGTGTAGTCCCGGTCGACGACAACGGTCAGGTCATACTCGAAGCATACGAACGCCTGCTCGGGCCGCGCACCCGGCTGGTGTCCTTTACCCAGGTATCCAACGCCCTGGGAACGGTGACCCCGGCGAAGAACATGGTCGAAATGGCGCATCGTTACGGTGCGCGCGTACTGGTGGACGGCGCGCAATCCGTCGCTCACATGGCTACCGACGTGCAAGCGCTGGACTGTGACTGGTTTGTATTCTCCGGACACAAAGTGTTCGGACCGACCGGTATTGGCGCCGTTTACGGCAAGGCCGAGTTGCTGGAAGCGACTCAGCCCTGGCAGGGCGGCGGCAACATGATCGAAGACGTCACCTTCGAACAGACGCGTTATCAGCATCCGCCCAACCGTTTCGAAGCCGGGACCGGCAACATAGCCGATGCCGTCGGGCTGGGCGCCGCGTTGGAATATCTGCAAAAAATAGGCGTGGAAAATGCCGGAGGTTACGAGCATGAATTGCTGGTTTACGCCACGCAGGGGCTCAATACCGTACCGGGTTTGACGCTGATAGGCACAGCGCCGGACAAGGCGAGCGTGCTGTCCTTCATCCTGAAAGGATACCGGACGGAGGATATCGGCGCGGAACTCAATCGCGCCGGAATAGCGGTGCGTTCAGGCCATCACTGCGCACAGCCTATCCTGCGGCGCTTTGGCCTGGAAACCACGGTGCGCCCCTCGCTGGCGCTATACAACACGCGTGAAGAGGTGGATGCACTCGTTTCCGCCCTGCTGAAAATCAGCGGGGGCGGCCTCAACCTGCAGGGTTGA
- a CDS encoding recombinase family protein — protein sequence MQIAALKKADCEYICTDTATGALSKRPELTRCLEIVRAGDTLVVWKLDRLGRSLPHLVTVLAELQKQGVAFLSLT from the coding sequence TTGCAGATCGCCGCACTGAAAAAAGCGGACTGCGAGTATATCTGTACCGACACCGCAACCGGCGCATTGAGCAAGCGGCCAGAGCTTACCCGCTGCCTGGAGATTGTGAGGGCAGGAGATACGCTCGTGGTCTGGAAGCTAGACCGCCTTGGCCGGTCGTTGCCGCACCTGGTCACGGTCCTGGCCGAGCTGCAAAAGCAGGGCGTGGCCTTTTTATCCCTGACCTAA
- a CDS encoding helix-turn-helix domain-containing protein translates to MKAAKQRGAKLGRKPALSEEQRKHASELLDRRESPAAVAKLLKLCRATLYNSMKKEQTPPPDQLTTLVDLGGGGIEQNASGRGFQRGNSQEDFLNTAGSCAHLIAFKLRTAQEFVCAAMPLSDQ, encoded by the coding sequence TTGAAGGCGGCAAAACAACGTGGCGCGAAGCTGGGCCGCAAACCGGCGCTTTCGGAAGAGCAACGCAAACACGCCAGCGAATTGCTCGACCGTCGCGAGAGTCCGGCAGCGGTCGCCAAGCTGCTGAAGCTCTGCCGGGCTACGTTGTATAACAGCATGAAAAAGGAACAGACGCCACCACCCGATCAATTAACCACGCTGGTAGATCTCGGTGGTGGCGGGATTGAGCAGAATGCAAGTGGACGAGGATTTCAGCGAGGAAATAGCCAGGAAGATTTTCTGAATACGGCCGGTTCCTGCGCTCATCTTATAGCATTCAAACTGAGAACTGCCCAAGAGTTCGTGTGCGCAGCTATGCCCCTGTCCGATCAGTAG
- a CDS encoding type II toxin-antitoxin system RelE/ParE family toxin: MPDDYREWTIDFGDSGYVARYRFDGEAVTILAVCHQKEIGY; this comes from the coding sequence ATGCCTGATGACTACCGGGAATGGACAATTGACTTTGGCGATAGTGGCTATGTGGCGCGTTATCGCTTCGATGGTGAGGCTGTCACTATTCTGGCGGTATGCCACCAAAAGGAGATTGGCTACTGA
- a CDS encoding GNAT family N-acetyltransferase → MWVQKNDGKWDFGYYFRESFWGNGYASEACICLLRHASEIIDNEDFKIFIAKRNTNSKNMIERCGCIPISAGSNNGESGWYYKPAQQDAAPDSATLRG, encoded by the coding sequence TTGTGGGTTCAAAAAAATGATGGGAAATGGGATTTCGGTTATTACTTTCGAGAGTCGTTTTGGGGGAATGGTTATGCATCTGAAGCTTGTATCTGCCTTTTACGCCATGCGAGCGAGATAATTGATAATGAAGATTTCAAAATTTTTATTGCTAAGCGAAACACCAACAGCAAAAACATGATTGAGCGCTGTGGTTGTATCCCAATATCGGCAGGCAGCAATAATGGTGAATCCGGCTGGTATTACAAACCTGCCCAACAGGACGCTGCACCGGACTCCGCCACGCTCCGCGGGTGA